The Methanothermobacter sp. genome includes a window with the following:
- a CDS encoding class I SAM-dependent methyltransferase: MTRKIHEDCGKSTRDLIDAEKLIEMLPLKAGDTFLDAGCGDGFISLEAASAAGDEGRVIAVDIYPESIEILRSRIGRRSNILPLVADITHRLPVPDRTVDVYFMANVFHGIVVNGEVEPLMAEVKRLLRESGRLVVVDFKKVAGTPGPHMDLRLSEDEVIEILEGHAFTVESVGDAGPYHYIIIAVPGL; this comes from the coding sequence ATGACCCGTAAGATCCATGAGGATTGCGGTAAATCGACAAGGGACCTCATAGATGCTGAAAAGCTCATTGAGATGCTTCCACTGAAGGCCGGGGACACATTTCTTGATGCTGGCTGTGGTGATGGCTTTATTTCACTTGAAGCAGCATCCGCTGCTGGTGATGAGGGAAGGGTCATCGCGGTTGATATATACCCAGAATCGATTGAGATCCTGAGGTCCAGAATAGGCAGAAGGAGTAACATACTACCTCTTGTTGCCGATATAACCCATAGATTGCCGGTTCCTGATAGAACAGTTGACGTTTACTTCATGGCCAACGTTTTCCATGGGATAGTGGTCAACGGCGAGGTTGAACCACTGATGGCCGAGGTCAAAAGACTTCTCAGAGAGAGTGGAAGGCTGGTTGTGGTTGATTTTAAAAAGGTAGCGGGAACCCCGGGACCGCACATGGATCTAAGGCTGTCAGAGGATGAGGTCATAGAGATTCTTGAAGGCCATGCTTTCACTGTGGAGTCCGTGGGGGATGCAGGACCCTACCATTATATTATAATAGCAGTACCCGGGCTCTGA
- the dph5 gene encoding diphthine synthase, with protein sequence MLYIIGLGLYDENDISVKGLKALKACSRVYAEFYTAILQGASLSAIEELTGKDITILRREEIEEERIPLVEAEKSDVALLVPGDPLVATTHTEMILDARRRGIETRVIHASSIISAAPGLAGLQAYKFGRIITVPFISENYFPTSPYVNIKDNLERDSHSLVLLDIEAHKRRYMTANEGLEYLLRASEKLGDDTINEKTLAVVIARAGSERPLVRADAISSLLKEDFGDPLHCLIVPAGLHFMEAEYLVEVAGAPRSIVEGRII encoded by the coding sequence ATGCTTTACATAATTGGACTTGGACTTTACGATGAGAATGATATATCAGTTAAGGGTCTGAAGGCCTTAAAGGCCTGCAGCAGGGTATACGCCGAATTCTACACCGCAATCCTTCAGGGGGCCAGTTTATCTGCAATTGAGGAGTTAACAGGTAAGGATATAACTATACTGCGCAGGGAGGAAATTGAGGAGGAAAGAATACCACTTGTTGAGGCAGAAAAATCCGATGTTGCACTCCTTGTCCCGGGGGACCCCCTCGTTGCAACCACCCATACAGAAATGATCCTGGACGCAAGGAGGAGGGGCATAGAGACAAGGGTCATTCATGCATCATCAATAATATCCGCTGCACCGGGCCTTGCAGGGCTGCAGGCCTACAAGTTCGGGAGGATAATCACAGTACCCTTCATATCAGAAAATTACTTCCCAACATCCCCCTACGTTAATATAAAGGATAATCTTGAGAGGGATTCCCATTCACTGGTGCTCCTTGATATAGAGGCCCATAAAAGGAGGTACATGACTGCAAATGAGGGCCTTGAATACCTGCTGCGGGCATCAGAGAAACTTGGTGATGACACAATCAATGAAAAAACCCTGGCAGTTGTAATTGCAAGGGCAGGTTCTGAAAGACCCCTTGTGAGGGCCGATGCAATATCCTCACTTCTTAAGGAAGACTTTGGGGATCCACTTCACTGCCTTATTGTTCCCGCCGGACTCCACTTCATGGAGGCCGAGTACCTTGTTGAGGTTGCAGGCGCGCCCCGCTCCATTGTGGAGGGAAGGATAATCTGA
- a CDS encoding class I SAM-dependent methyltransferase family protein, with protein sequence MKGLKVPKKKANDIIRILTERSLLNRDYRIKRDESHVYIPVIDAGVAGEFDDVEVIDDVFERGKRSPRSFTDMLKSRIPEDALASIRRSFDIIGDTVILEIPEELHEYRHAIGEAALKFTGRSAVYMKRSGVKGVTRTRDLELIAGSQVSETVHREYGSRIKVDIRSVYFSPRLANEREIVARQVKEGEVVLDMFAGAGPFAVAVARHGKASRIYAVDINPAAVGYIRENAHLNRAEDIIVPVEGDVREFLKDKECFADHVIMNLPGSACEFLDDAIRAVRDGGVIHYYEFSRDFETPVKRLMDAAAPFKVEILDRRRVKSRSPGVWHIGIDARIKKDVRSERSSIPHNHKTNS encoded by the coding sequence ATGAAGGGTTTAAAGGTTCCAAAGAAGAAGGCCAATGATATAATCAGGATTTTAACTGAGAGGTCTCTCCTTAACAGGGATTACAGGATAAAGAGGGATGAAAGCCATGTTTACATACCGGTGATCGACGCCGGGGTTGCAGGGGAATTTGATGATGTTGAGGTCATCGATGATGTTTTTGAGAGAGGTAAACGCTCCCCGAGAAGTTTTACTGATATGCTGAAATCCAGGATCCCTGAGGACGCACTTGCATCCATCAGACGGTCCTTTGATATAATAGGGGATACTGTTATCCTTGAAATACCTGAGGAGCTCCATGAGTACAGGCATGCAATAGGTGAGGCCGCCCTTAAATTCACTGGGCGGAGTGCCGTGTACATGAAGAGGAGTGGGGTGAAGGGTGTTACAAGGACCAGGGACCTTGAACTCATTGCAGGTTCTCAGGTATCTGAAACCGTCCATAGGGAGTACGGGAGCCGCATAAAGGTTGATATAAGGAGTGTTTACTTCAGCCCACGTCTTGCCAATGAGAGGGAGATTGTTGCCAGGCAGGTGAAGGAGGGGGAGGTTGTTCTTGACATGTTTGCAGGTGCCGGGCCCTTTGCAGTTGCAGTTGCAAGGCATGGAAAGGCATCCAGGATATACGCCGTTGACATAAACCCCGCTGCTGTCGGTTACATCAGAGAAAATGCCCATTTGAACCGGGCAGAGGATATCATAGTCCCTGTTGAGGGTGATGTGAGGGAGTTCCTGAAGGATAAGGAGTGCTTTGCAGACCATGTGATCATGAACCTCCCGGGAAGTGCCTGCGAATTTCTTGATGACGCCATCAGGGCTGTCAGGGATGGGGGAGTCATACACTACTATGAATTTTCAAGGGACTTCGAAACCCCTGTGAAACGCCTGATGGACGCCGCGGCACCCTTCAAAGTGGAGATACTGGATAGGAGAAGGGTGAAGTCAAGGAGTCCAGGTGTGTGGCATATTGGTATCGACGCAAGAATAAAAAAAGATGTGAGATCAGAACGATCCAGCATACCCCATAATCATAAAACAAATAGCTGA
- the mtnA gene encoding S-methyl-5-thioribose-1-phosphate isomerase produces MKTLEWKDNRLILIDQRKLPDSLEYFQCENYRDVIYAIKNMVVRGAPAIGVTAAFGVALADLAGEDTERAAEEIRSSRPTAVNLFWAVDRVMKSRSPLDEALKIYREDMKTNRAIGAHGASIIQDGDTILTHCNAGALACVDYGTALGVVRAARDQGKNITVICDETRPVGQGARLSVWEMQQEGIPVKLIADVAAGYLMQRGMIDKVIIGADRVAEGGVANKIGSLMVALSAERFNVPFYVAAPLSTFDRENSIYDVEIEERSPEEVLYYGGCRIAPENTEVINPAFDIVPSDLIEGIITEEGIMDPL; encoded by the coding sequence ATGAAGACACTGGAATGGAAGGACAACCGACTCATCCTTATAGATCAGAGAAAACTTCCCGATTCACTGGAGTACTTTCAGTGTGAAAACTACCGGGACGTCATATACGCAATAAAAAATATGGTTGTAAGGGGCGCCCCGGCCATTGGGGTGACAGCAGCATTTGGAGTTGCCCTGGCCGACCTTGCAGGAGAGGACACTGAAAGGGCTGCAGAGGAGATAAGGTCATCAAGGCCAACCGCAGTGAACCTTTTCTGGGCAGTGGACCGTGTAATGAAATCAAGGTCCCCACTTGACGAGGCCCTGAAGATCTACAGGGAGGACATGAAGACCAACAGGGCCATAGGGGCTCACGGGGCCAGCATAATCCAGGATGGCGATACAATCTTAACCCACTGCAATGCAGGCGCCCTTGCCTGTGTTGACTACGGCACGGCCCTGGGTGTTGTGAGGGCCGCCAGGGATCAGGGAAAGAATATAACGGTTATATGTGATGAGACAAGGCCCGTGGGACAGGGTGCCCGTTTGAGTGTCTGGGAGATGCAGCAGGAGGGCATACCCGTTAAACTGATAGCAGACGTTGCAGCAGGGTACCTAATGCAGAGGGGAATGATAGATAAGGTTATAATAGGCGCTGACCGTGTGGCAGAGGGTGGTGTGGCAAACAAGATAGGGTCACTCATGGTTGCACTCTCAGCAGAACGGTTCAATGTACCCTTTTACGTTGCAGCACCCCTCAGCACCTTTGACAGGGAAAATTCAATTTATGATGTTGAGATAGAGGAGAGAAGTCCCGAGGAGGTCCTATATTATGGCGGCTGCAGGATAGCCCCGGAAAATACAGAGGTCATCAACCCGGCATTTGACATAGTACCCTCTGATCTTATAGAAGGCATCATAACAGAGGAGGGTATAATGGATCCCCTGTGA
- the nifB gene encoding FeMo cofactor biosynthesis protein NifB, producing MPEQRQTRFAHITKAHPCFNEKLHDRVGRIHLPIAPRCNIHCKFCTRDISECENRPGVTARIMTADDAVKHVEKVKDEMPISVIGVAGPGDALANEETFEFFKKASKKFPDLLKCLSTNGLLLPDKADELAEIGVNTVTVTVNAIDPDIGEKIYSFVIYKDKVYHGREAFEVLSKNQLEGIEKLAEKGIIVKVNSVLIPGLNDEHIVDIAREVKKRGASLMNVIPLIPMGEMKDYPRPTCEEIERVRNEVEKIIPVFRACTQCRADAYGIPGKKGADRHLDMTPASHY from the coding sequence ATGCCTGAACAGAGACAGACACGCTTTGCCCACATAACAAAGGCCCACCCCTGCTTCAATGAGAAACTGCACGACAGGGTTGGAAGGATCCACCTGCCCATCGCACCCCGCTGCAATATCCACTGCAAGTTCTGCACAAGGGATATAAGTGAATGCGAAAACCGGCCAGGGGTCACTGCAAGGATCATGACCGCTGATGATGCAGTAAAGCACGTTGAGAAGGTTAAGGACGAGATGCCCATAAGTGTAATAGGGGTCGCAGGACCCGGCGATGCCCTTGCAAATGAGGAGACCTTCGAGTTCTTCAAAAAGGCCAGCAAGAAGTTTCCGGACCTTCTAAAATGCCTCAGCACCAATGGTCTGCTCCTTCCAGATAAGGCTGATGAACTGGCAGAGATTGGTGTTAACACCGTCACAGTAACCGTGAACGCCATTGACCCTGACATAGGTGAGAAGATATACTCCTTTGTTATCTACAAGGATAAGGTCTACCATGGAAGGGAGGCCTTTGAGGTTCTCTCAAAGAATCAGCTTGAGGGTATAGAGAAACTTGCAGAGAAGGGGATAATTGTTAAGGTCAACAGTGTACTCATACCTGGCCTCAACGATGAACACATAGTTGACATTGCAAGGGAGGTTAAAAAGAGGGGAGCCTCCCTCATGAACGTTATACCACTCATACCGATGGGCGAGATGAAGGACTACCCACGGCCAACCTGTGAGGAGATCGAGAGGGTCAGGAACGAGGTTGAAAAGATAATACCCGTATTCAGGGCCTGCACACAGTGCAGGGCAGACGCCTACGGTATTCCAGGTAAAAAGGGCGCTGACAGGCACCTTGACATGACACCAGCGAGCCATTACTGA